aaaatgtataaaattattatatatttataaattatgatttttcattgaatatttattaagttctttaaaaattgaatcaaCGGTAAATTTAAAGTAACACGGAATAAACACTTAATTTGctcatttcaaaaattaaaacgttaattAAGTTGCCTATAATATTTGCCTggctaattaatttaaaactcctatacaaaaatgtataatttatattatactattagaaCAAAAAAACCGagcataatacaattttaatattataattattttcggtttcatatacttatattttaaagtgtttaggtaaaacaaattgtttcataagtgattgaaaaaaaaagttttataatttattacaaacatttaattttcaatgtaCACTTTTATTTTGGATGgttttatttagtaaaaaatatttatgcataacgttaaaaaatgttttgaactcGATAAATAATTTCAACGTCAATCAAATCAATATTTCGACTTAGTACGATGGTTGActgttatataattgtattattaaatttttgtttttctaaaattctCATGATTATTTCTTTACAGAAATAGCTTTCAATCTATGCAAGAAAAGTGATCCAAACCTTGACAGATGTTTGAAGACCTCCATCCAATCAGTCATTCCGGATTTGGCCGAAGGATACCCGAAACTGAGGATTCCGGCCATCGAACCGTTCGAGTTACCGTCATTGGAAATCGAACACGGAAAGGGCTCTAGCAAAGCTGTCAGTATTGACTTGAAGTTAAAGGACGTCAAAATCATGGGTTTGACCAGCGCAGTGCTGGATTCCTTGAAAGTCGACGTGGACAACTTCAAAACGAGCGGCAAGATTAGCTTCACAAAGCCACTCGAGATCACTGGACAATACACGGTCAACGGCAAGGTGCTCGTTTTACCGATCACCGGAAACGGACCGTGTTCCATTGTCTTACGTAAGTTTTTAacttatcatcataatattttccatattatGATATGGTGATTTTATTTCGCTATATTATGTTCCTTTTTCTTTACGACATCTATGTTTTCCGTAGACGAACCCGTTTTGGAATTGGAAGAAATGTCCGGTACTCCATTCGAGAAGAACGGTAAGACCTTCGTTCAAATCAAGAAAGTCAACCTGAAGGTGGCGAGCGTCAAAAATCTGAATGTCAAGTTGGAAAACCTTTTCAATGGAAACAAACAATTAGGTATGTTCTCCACACTAATTTAAGAGTATTATTCTACTCAATAAGTATATTGTCATACAATTGTACAAAATACGGTTGACGAGtactataatacttttttattttttatactaaatcCGTTGTTTTTGTTTGGACAATAGGCGATAGCATGAACTCCATCCTGAACCAAAACTGGGAAGTTCTTCTTGAAGAATTGAAACCAGCATTCGAAGAAGCGATTGGAGCTATCTCGCAAGATATCATTAACAAAGTTTTTCAAAAGACCGCGTACTCAGATATATTCCTTTTGTAATCGGCTTGGTCTGATCTTTACGGTTCAtgtttcctaaaaaaaaaatgttgttttttaagtttaatatctGTTTCCGTCAGGAAGCGCTTGAGTAGCTCTACGAAAATGTCTAAAGTGATCGACGCTAAAGAGATGCTCACATAAAGCGCACACTTTATGGATacctgttgttattttttataaaacgacGACTTATGTGCACGTCTCACATAATTGGtgacgtaatattatttatttgaaaaacctagagtttttattaaattattgaatattatttatatgaaacaaaataaattaatttattattcaaatatatacacTGGGTTGAATTTATTTCCTGCAAAATTATATCCGACCAAAAGCATTTACCACTACCTATAAtgagtatataggtagtaaacaGAAGTAAACGTTCAATCTTAAGGTCTTGTTAGTATAATACAaggtgtttttataataattttttcctgATTTTACAATCTTAATCCTACTTCTCTACTGCACAAGGAAATGAAACTACGGACAAATGTTGCCCATGATATACCtaccaaataaattattttacattaatactatatttttattggtatagttgtgtttataaatataagtaatggATATAGTAGAGAGAaacaactttattttaaaaaaaaaatcatgcagGCTGCCTCGATCATGGGTTGTCATATATGACATAGCATTTTTACGCTGCACATGAATTGCGTCCCGAAATCCCTTTTCCACATGAATTGCGTCCCAAAGATATTTAACGACTACACGAATTGCGTCCCAACgtgaaaaacattattttcctTCCCATTTCATACAAACTTAGGACTGTCGATAGCAAATTACGACTATCGgtaggttaaaaatattgtttttttatcattgatatGCAATTAgatgtaagtaaaataaaatgtgttggttaataatataataataatataatagtttaaaaaaaaatgtttatatataaaaaaagttataattataaaattaaaaaattggtaaaaacttgaattttattaggaagtaaaaaaaacactagtggtatataattattatttttcaagccATGGActgtaaaaaattgtgtaaacaGTTTTGGGCAACTTTTAAAAGTTCCATCCACAAATATAGTATCAACTtcacttaaaaaatttaaattagtaattgttgaaaaaatgattatattattttcgttgtcattcactaataaaaaattttcatctCTGTTAGTCTGTATATTTTCATTCAATAAAACATTGTGTAAATCAGGTAAGTTGTCTGGAAGTTTTGGAATAGTCGATGACCGAGCGTggtgtatattattacgaattaAGGTTAAATCATAGGTCGTCAATGTTGGAATGTCTTTTGATAAAGCTCCATGAATAAGTTTTGATGGTTTATCGTAAAGTTCTTCTACAGCCTTATTTCGCTTTAAATTATTACTCAACTGTtgtctattaaatatttcaacagaatctttaatatgattatgatcATTTGCACGTTCGATAAtctcattttcattatttaatttaatgtatgacTTACACGTCTTTTTACAGCAGCTCCAACGTTGAACATcattttttaacgttttatgATACCGAAATTTGTAttcatcaatattaaataatgttttatttttttcgcttAAAATCACCGAAGTCATTTTATAGTGTTTTTgagtttaagttttatttaacagAGAATAAATGTTACACAAACGTTTCCACCAACAACACGATCGAAATcgaactaaaattattatataggcttTACAGTACGTTTATCGTTCATGCAACGTTGAAACAAAACCGGACGCAATTTATGCAGTAGATTAGATAATGCCGGACGCAATTCGTGTACCCgcttatcaaattttttatttcgggacgcaattcgtgtgtagcccatttttaaatataattaaaaataaaaataaacaatgttaggtataatttttttttattgaaaattgttgtTCTATACTTTTACTTAAAGTAATAGTATTTGTATAATAGTGATGacaaatgattaatgaataacattaacaattttataacttatacgaTAGCGTtcgagtatttattttatactacactACCTAGGTACTACGGTGACACACATAAGTGATCTTGTGAACTTACTACCTTCAtgcatataacttaaaaattgccTATTTTGAACTGCTTAAAAACTGTCCATTTACAAtcttcaaaaattcaaaaaattttgataaatatttgtttttaagttatataacgATTGTCGATAACAATACATTTGTCTATTTACAACCCACAAAACTGGATCAAAAAgagaataaaagtatataactaaaagttaaaactcaaaaattaattttcaaaatctatCTTGgaacaattttttcttttatttgaacattgcgtatttattatttaataatatagaataattaataagaatgtaataacgtagaaataagataaaatattaataaatataaatacgactcctgtcgatagttatattaaaatagtaaaagttagaattgtaaaattacgctattaccttcctccaggtgttcggagggctctcgagatcgtgtattcgagaattatatcaaatacaccgtacaatataattgtatggaaaaaagcacatagaatgtattgactgcaatcaacataaaatattatatcatatgccttacctgattcgcagttgttcgtagacaatattgtaggagttttaggttttagataaaataaagtactacttcaaatacacaaattgaattaacgaacgcactgattattgcttgcataagaagtccagttgtcgctcgttgaaatcggtttctttggtacttgagaggttgttactctggtggttggtgctcatgcactggtttaagggacggacgcgaggatgctgaccagagagtggtgggtggcttttttactaaattatcgtgggcctgggaactaaattattctttggcgtcagcataaaataaagtcacacacatcctacgtaatattgttatgagtgcgtgtcaatatcttagttgtcgttatcaatggttttatttgatgcgaccgatttctacaagcgacagtctggctgttgtttattaatctgtacaattttagtttattataatggtgtgtgagcatatcattacatccACCCTGCACTTTTTTGTGTTGTGCCCTCACAACACCACTCGTGGGTGAGAGTGAgagcaatacaaatatttaagtagagGAGAGATTAAGTTagaaaaagttgaaagttgaaaaattaaaagttgaaagttgaaagttgaaaaaaagttatacaatttaaactggacatttatatatatatatatatatatatatatatatatataaagaaaacaaattttactatacaatctaaaaggggcaatgtaagtaatattaaagtttacatagtacattggaaaacaaaaaattaggaAGATAGAACTGAAGCTGAAAGTTCGTATTCCCCGCATTCTATTGATGTGTttctattcttatatattttatattttaagttccctatctggtgttgtaatgatagctatacagttttttttttttttaattttaatatttgtgtacaatatattgtcatgttgacatgttatgaatttttacatattttggtttttaacctatatattctacatagttttaacttttaactaatctaattatacattttttatatttactttaccTAACTAAATACTAgttcatagacattttttttttgtttttatgataacttaaaagttaaacaaagttaattttttttttatatatatatttttttttttttggtatttcttatgcttaacatttattttcttattagtactagcttaaaattaagttaatcattttacattttttttttttttacatttgttttcaagcttatgctgatttaaataagttagaatgaattttacacattctttgtacttgacttgctttaacattttcttttatatcttatactaacttaaattaggttaatcattttacatttttttttttaaactttttttttacatttgttttcatgcTTATactgacttaaataaattataaaaattttacacattctttgtacttgacttgctttaacattttttttttatatcttatactaacttaaattaggttaatcattttacattttttttttttttttaaacttttttttttacatttgttttcatgcttatgctgacttaaataaattataaaaattttacacattctttgttcttgacttgctttaacat
Above is a window of Metopolophium dirhodum isolate CAU chromosome 3, ASM1992520v1, whole genome shotgun sequence DNA encoding:
- the LOC132941662 gene encoding protein takeout-like — encoded protein: MAKSLLIVSALFLAVVASVTAAPTPKKQIAFNLCKKSDPNLDRCLKTSIQSVIPDLAEGYPKLRIPAIEPFELPSLEIEHGKGSSKAVSIDLKLKDVKIMGLTSAVLDSLKVDVDNFKTSGKISFTKPLEITGQYTVNGKVLVLPITGNGPCSIVLHEPVLELEEMSGTPFEKNGKTFVQIKKVNLKVASVKNLNVKLENLFNGNKQLGDSMNSILNQNWEVLLEELKPAFEEAIGAISQDIINKVFQKTAYSDIFLL